A region from the Algoriphagus machipongonensis genome encodes:
- a CDS encoding GlmU family protein, protein MDNLLLFDDPAIRGSLLPFTFTRPVADIRIGILKISEKWQAYSKAEVSYFTQKYLQDKFPRSSGDHLAVNGAWLPGEKEVALLSSLKKNQSLYFGKILLASHISSEEKKLDSAKEKEVVQIDFEPMLLQKTWNIFQFNGAQIISDYHIITHGRVSEKLSDPFTKVYAPENIFIEEGANVKAAVLNAENGPIYIGKNAEIQEGALIRGPFALCEGSTVNMGAKLRGDTTVGPFSKVGGEISNSVFFGYSNKGHDGFLGNSVIGEWCNMGADTNTSNLKNNYASVKLWDYTKGSFSNTGLQFCGLMMGDHSKCGINTMFNTGTVVGVGANIYGGGFPRNFIPSFAWGGSEGYSTYQFLKFKETAELVMGRRKVPWTKKDEEILQWIFELTKTYRIWETSY, encoded by the coding sequence ATGGATAACTTATTGCTGTTTGATGATCCGGCTATTCGGGGATCTTTACTTCCTTTTACTTTTACCAGGCCGGTCGCAGATATCCGAATAGGGATTTTAAAAATTTCTGAAAAATGGCAGGCCTATTCTAAGGCAGAAGTATCCTATTTTACTCAAAAGTATTTGCAGGATAAATTTCCAAGGTCTTCAGGGGATCATTTGGCAGTGAATGGTGCGTGGCTTCCTGGCGAGAAAGAAGTGGCACTATTGAGCAGTCTGAAGAAAAATCAGTCACTTTATTTTGGGAAGATACTCCTAGCCTCACATATCAGTTCTGAGGAGAAGAAATTGGATTCAGCAAAAGAGAAGGAGGTTGTTCAGATTGACTTTGAACCCATGCTTCTTCAAAAAACCTGGAATATCTTCCAATTCAACGGAGCTCAAATAATTTCAGATTATCACATTATCACCCATGGTAGGGTTTCTGAAAAGTTGTCCGATCCATTTACAAAAGTATATGCTCCTGAAAATATTTTTATAGAAGAAGGGGCGAATGTCAAAGCAGCAGTTTTAAATGCAGAAAACGGGCCTATCTATATCGGGAAAAATGCTGAAATTCAGGAGGGTGCATTAATCAGGGGGCCTTTTGCTCTTTGTGAGGGATCTACTGTAAACATGGGAGCTAAATTAAGAGGTGATACCACTGTAGGTCCTTTTTCAAAAGTCGGAGGAGAGATTTCTAATTCCGTATTTTTCGGATATAGTAATAAAGGTCATGACGGCTTTCTTGGTAACTCGGTGATTGGAGAGTGGTGTAATATGGGAGCAGATACCAACACGAGCAATCTTAAAAACAATTATGCCTCTGTCAAGCTTTGGGATTATACCAAAGGTAGTTTTTCAAACACAGGTCTGCAGTTTTGCGGCTTGATGATGGGGGATCACTCGAAGTGTGGTATTAACACCATGTTTAATACAGGGACAGTTGTCGGTGTGGGAGCCAATATATATGGTGGAGGCTTTCCAAGAAATTTCATTCCATCCTTTGCTTGGGGTGGATCTGAAGGTTATTCCACTTATCAATTTCTTAAATTCAAGGAAACTGCAGAGTTGGTCATGGGTCGAAGAAAAGTACCTTGGACTAAAAAAGATGAAGAAATCCTGCAATGGATTTTTGAATTAACCAAAACCTATAGAATTTGGGAGACTTCTTATTGA
- a CDS encoding type B 50S ribosomal protein L31, protein MKADIHPNYRDVVFYDTSSEFKFLTKSTIETSETIEWEDGKEYPVYKIEVSSQSHPFYTGKKMMLDTAGRVEKFNRRYAKKK, encoded by the coding sequence ATGAAAGCCGATATTCATCCAAACTACAGAGACGTGGTTTTCTATGACACTTCTAGCGAGTTTAAGTTCTTGACCAAGTCTACTATCGAAACTAGCGAAACTATCGAATGGGAAGATGGGAAAGAATATCCTGTGTATAAAATCGAAGTGAGCTCTCAATCTCACCCGTTCTACACTGGTAAGAAAATGATGCTTGATACAGCAGGTCGTGTTGAGAAATTCAACAGAAGATACGCGAAGAAGAAGTAA
- a CDS encoding ATP-dependent zinc protease family protein has translation MEKKIIGRREKISIPEFGLNLVWAKVDTGAYTSSIHAENIKVVEEDGKRILTFQVLMPGLRGYTGEVLRYENFREKSVKNSFGQAEIRYLIEIGFKFAGEEYTAEFTLSDRSSMRNSILLGRKILFKRFLVDVSGYNLAKIYRQKKAVK, from the coding sequence ATGGAAAAAAAGATAATAGGAAGAAGAGAGAAAATTTCTATCCCAGAATTTGGGCTCAATTTAGTTTGGGCAAAAGTGGATACAGGTGCCTATACAAGTAGTATACATGCAGAAAATATTAAGGTAGTAGAGGAAGATGGCAAACGAATTTTGACTTTTCAGGTTCTGATGCCAGGTCTAAGGGGCTATACAGGTGAAGTTCTGCGATACGAGAATTTTCGTGAAAAGAGTGTTAAAAATTCATTTGGGCAGGCCGAAATCCGATATTTGATCGAAATAGGATTCAAATTTGCAGGAGAGGAGTACACTGCAGAGTTTACACTTTCTGACCGGTCTAGCATGAGAAACTCCATCTTGCTGGGAAGGAAAATCTTATTTAAGAGATTCCTTGTAGATGTCTCAGGTTATAATCTAGCCAAAATTTATCGTCAAAAGAAGGCTGTAAAATAA
- a CDS encoding arylsulfatase, whose protein sequence is MKRSIPNLIFLCLLFAFSCSTKTAKEDAKVANAPNIILILADDLGFSDLGSFGGEIQTPNLDWLANQGIRFTQFYNTSRCCPTRASLLTGLYNHQAGIGHMTTDTGQEAYRGHISNSAVTIAEVLKSSGYSTGMVGKWHVSNTVVQDTPEKQLAWLNHQEHHPLFSPIEQYPTNRGFEKYFGNIWGVVDFFDPFSLVNGTEPVKEVPENYYHTDAINDTASVYIKEFVEKDEPFFLYVAHTAPHWPLHALPEDIEKYKDTYTVGWDAIREQRYKKLIELGIIDEARYPLSERWNNELSWEDNPDKEFDARAMAVHAAMIDRMDQGIGRIIETLKETGELENTLIVFLSDNGASSESSMRYGPGFDRPSQTRKGEPIAYPVDKDVMPGPQTTFTSIGQRWANVSNTPFRYWKMESFEGGVHTPMIAFWPNGISAEPGSISNQVGHVMDFMATFIDAASAEYPSDFAGNKIKPIAGKSLIPVFQDQQREGHPTLFNEHEGGRSVRTEKWKLVTLAANEPWQLFQITEDQTETKNVAGDFPEVVQELDSLWQNWAKANKVIPKP, encoded by the coding sequence ATGAAAAGATCGATTCCCAACCTTATTTTCCTATGTCTACTTTTCGCTTTTTCCTGCTCTACAAAAACAGCGAAGGAAGATGCAAAAGTAGCAAATGCTCCAAACATCATTCTTATTTTGGCTGATGATCTGGGTTTTTCCGATTTAGGTAGTTTTGGCGGAGAAATTCAAACACCAAACTTGGATTGGCTGGCAAATCAAGGAATCCGATTCACCCAATTTTATAACACCTCACGTTGTTGCCCAACGCGTGCATCCTTATTGACTGGATTGTATAATCATCAGGCGGGGATTGGCCACATGACTACTGACACGGGGCAGGAAGCCTACCGTGGGCACATTTCTAATTCCGCTGTCACCATCGCAGAGGTCTTGAAAAGTTCAGGCTATTCTACTGGGATGGTGGGGAAATGGCATGTTTCAAATACAGTGGTTCAGGACACACCAGAAAAGCAATTGGCTTGGTTGAATCACCAGGAGCATCACCCTCTTTTTTCACCGATCGAGCAATACCCAACTAATCGGGGTTTTGAAAAGTATTTCGGAAATATCTGGGGAGTAGTAGATTTCTTTGACCCCTTTAGTTTAGTAAATGGCACCGAGCCGGTAAAGGAAGTTCCTGAAAACTATTACCACACCGATGCAATAAACGATACTGCCTCAGTTTATATTAAGGAGTTTGTGGAAAAAGACGAACCCTTCTTCTTATATGTAGCTCATACAGCTCCCCATTGGCCTTTACATGCCTTACCTGAAGATATTGAGAAATATAAAGACACTTATACTGTTGGCTGGGATGCCATTCGAGAGCAACGCTATAAAAAATTAATTGAACTCGGAATAATTGATGAAGCACGCTACCCTCTTTCCGAACGATGGAATAATGAGTTAAGCTGGGAAGATAATCCAGACAAAGAATTTGACGCAAGAGCTATGGCAGTCCATGCTGCCATGATTGATAGAATGGACCAAGGTATTGGAAGAATTATAGAAACGCTAAAAGAAACTGGCGAGCTAGAAAACACCTTGATCGTTTTCTTAAGTGACAATGGAGCTAGCTCTGAAAGCAGTATGCGATACGGTCCTGGCTTTGATCGACCTAGCCAAACACGTAAGGGCGAGCCGATCGCTTACCCAGTCGACAAGGATGTAATGCCGGGCCCTCAAACAACTTTCACTTCCATCGGTCAGCGATGGGCAAATGTTTCCAACACTCCATTTCGTTACTGGAAAATGGAATCTTTTGAAGGAGGAGTGCATACTCCTATGATTGCTTTTTGGCCAAATGGAATCAGTGCAGAACCTGGAAGTATTTCTAATCAGGTAGGCCATGTCATGGACTTCATGGCCACATTCATTGATGCAGCAAGTGCAGAATACCCAAGTGATTTTGCTGGAAATAAGATCAAACCAATTGCTGGAAAAAGTTTAATTCCTGTTTTTCAAGATCAACAACGGGAAGGGCACCCTACCCTTTTCAATGAGCATGAGGGCGGAAGGTCTGTGCGTACCGAAAAATGGAAACTTGTCACCTTAGCAGCCAATGAGCCATGGCAGCTTTTTCAAATTACAGAAGACCAAACGGAAACGAAAAACGTAGCTGGAGACTTTCCTGAAGTAGTTCAGGAGTTAGATAGTTTATGGCAGAATTGGGCTAAAGCGAATAAGGTAATTCCAAAACCATAA
- a CDS encoding DNA polymerase III subunit codes for MRFADIPGLPETKKNLISAVKNNHLAHALLFHGPEGSANLPMALALSTYLFCQNPGEEDACGECSYCKRMEKLIVPDLNFAFPSISKEKKDSESEDEKNHELANFRNFVLENPYGNIHDFIYYSGFEKKQLNISKNAAKRIIQSLSLMSFEGGYKIMLIWGVEYLHPSAANSLLKIIEEPPAKTVFMLITSQPDQLLTTILSRTQKVLIRGFSDEEIVSHLVGSESCDQKTAEQVSMLADGNLREANRLINKVEDEQISKVRRLFLSCYTKKFKDIFNFADEFQKYDKEAQKSFMLSGLNVLREVMLKNADLNELLRTTGSDREFIDKISKTVLDENHVMKLYNTFNQAHYHLERNGNAKLIFADLSMKVLKAMMSRTH; via the coding sequence ATGCGTTTTGCAGATATACCGGGGCTTCCCGAAACAAAAAAGAATCTAATCAGTGCCGTCAAGAATAATCATTTGGCCCATGCTTTACTTTTTCATGGTCCAGAAGGTTCTGCCAATCTACCGATGGCTTTGGCACTTTCTACCTATTTATTCTGTCAGAATCCTGGGGAAGAGGATGCCTGTGGAGAATGCTCTTATTGTAAGAGAATGGAAAAGCTGATCGTTCCTGATTTAAATTTCGCTTTTCCATCCATTTCAAAAGAGAAAAAGGATTCTGAAAGCGAGGATGAGAAAAATCACGAGCTTGCCAACTTCAGGAATTTTGTTCTGGAGAATCCTTATGGTAATATCCATGACTTCATTTACTATAGCGGGTTTGAAAAGAAGCAGTTAAATATTTCCAAAAATGCCGCGAAGAGGATCATTCAGTCTCTTTCTCTGATGTCATTTGAAGGAGGCTATAAAATTATGCTGATCTGGGGTGTAGAATATTTACACCCTTCTGCAGCAAACTCCCTCCTGAAAATAATTGAGGAACCACCGGCAAAGACGGTGTTTATGTTGATCACCTCTCAACCAGACCAATTGCTAACAACCATTTTATCCCGAACGCAAAAGGTTTTAATTCGAGGCTTTTCCGACGAAGAAATAGTGAGTCATTTGGTGGGTTCAGAATCCTGTGACCAAAAGACCGCAGAGCAGGTTTCCATGCTTGCAGATGGGAATTTGAGAGAGGCTAATCGCTTGATCAATAAGGTTGAAGATGAGCAAATTAGTAAAGTAAGGCGGTTGTTTCTTTCTTGCTATACCAAGAAGTTTAAAGATATTTTCAATTTTGCCGATGAGTTTCAAAAGTATGACAAGGAGGCTCAAAAGTCCTTCATGCTTTCTGGTTTGAACGTGTTGAGGGAAGTGATGTTGAAAAATGCAGACTTGAATGAATTATTAAGGACAACTGGCTCGGATAGAGAGTTTATAGACAAGATCAGTAAGACGGTATTGGATGAAAATCATGTCATGAAACTCTACAATACCTTTAATCAGGCACATTATCATTTAGAAAGAAATGGCAATGCCAAATTGATTTTCGCAGACCTTTCTATGAAGGTTTTAAAAGCTATGATGAGTAGAACGCATTGA
- the hemC gene encoding hydroxymethylbilane synthase: protein MSKLIKIGTRGSKLALWQAYYVEELLVKAGLKAEIVIIDTKGDQILDVSIAKIGSKGVFTQELEDQLLDGRIDIAVHSAKDMQSNLPEGFEIIAFTERETENDVLASHKKDIDLSGASKPLTLGTSSTRRVATLKHFYPHVKTVEVRGNLQTRIRKMEEGLCDALLLAYAGVHRMGYDEMIAQKLDLNEFTPAVGQGSVAIEVAEKLDPEVKKQIIDACNHTETSLKLRAERAYLRVLEGGCSIPVFALATMEGEEIKLKGGIVSLDGSERISLLVSGSASDPEKIGKQLAKEVFAAGGKVILDQIKSTLGK, encoded by the coding sequence ATGAGTAAATTGATCAAGATCGGTACCAGAGGTAGTAAACTAGCTCTCTGGCAAGCATATTATGTGGAGGAGTTGCTGGTGAAAGCCGGGTTGAAAGCTGAAATTGTGATTATCGATACCAAAGGTGATCAGATTTTGGATGTTTCCATTGCTAAGATTGGCAGCAAGGGTGTTTTTACCCAAGAATTGGAAGATCAGCTTCTTGACGGTAGGATCGATATTGCTGTACACAGTGCCAAAGACATGCAGTCAAATCTCCCTGAGGGATTTGAAATTATAGCATTTACAGAGCGAGAAACAGAGAATGATGTATTGGCTTCCCACAAAAAGGATATTGATCTTTCCGGTGCTTCAAAACCTCTTACTCTAGGAACTTCTTCTACCCGAAGGGTGGCCACGCTTAAGCATTTCTACCCACATGTGAAGACTGTGGAAGTGAGAGGAAATTTACAAACCCGGATTCGAAAAATGGAAGAAGGACTTTGTGATGCACTATTGCTTGCCTATGCGGGAGTTCACCGAATGGGCTATGATGAAATGATTGCTCAGAAACTGGACTTGAATGAATTTACGCCGGCAGTGGGACAGGGTTCAGTGGCTATTGAAGTAGCTGAAAAACTTGACCCTGAGGTGAAAAAACAGATTATTGATGCATGTAATCATACGGAGACATCGCTGAAGCTTCGGGCTGAAAGGGCTTATTTGAGAGTCTTGGAAGGCGGATGTAGTATTCCGGTTTTTGCCTTGGCAACAATGGAAGGCGAGGAAATTAAACTGAAAGGCGGTATCGTTAGTCTCGATGGTTCCGAAAGGATTTCTCTATTGGTTTCTGGTTCTGCTTCAGATCCGGAAAAAATAGGTAAGCAATTGGCTAAAGAAGTCTTTGCGGCTGGAGGAAAGGTTATTCTGGATCAAATCAAATCAACATTAGGAAAGTAA
- a CDS encoding peptidylprolyl isomerase → MRTLTSLLLLVALSFTFSCSSNKDSIATIHTEYGDIVAVFFDDTPNHKSNFIQLAEEGRFDSTEFHRVMKGFMAQGGDVFTKEGLPPAVWPTQAHEIRPNHFHKRGMIAAARQPDGINPEKRSNGSQFYIVLGQVYTEEELLVDLSKLQPAFMKYIQLGSQEDLKNEYMRLYEAEEFDSLTTLLISKKDEIEESLNINVSKEFSDEQIQAYTTVGGTPHLDGEYTVFGQVLEGIDVVERIGDQPTGFRDKPTEPIYMSVTVEKMSKKQIEKKYGYKYPESK, encoded by the coding sequence ATGCGTACTCTAACATCACTTCTTTTACTAGTAGCACTGAGTTTCACTTTTTCCTGCTCAAGTAATAAGGATTCAATTGCTACCATCCATACAGAATATGGAGATATCGTGGCTGTGTTCTTTGATGACACCCCTAATCATAAGTCTAATTTTATCCAACTTGCCGAAGAAGGACGCTTTGATTCCACGGAATTTCACCGGGTGATGAAAGGCTTTATGGCACAAGGAGGAGATGTGTTTACCAAAGAAGGTTTACCTCCGGCAGTTTGGCCTACCCAAGCGCATGAAATCAGACCCAATCATTTTCATAAAAGAGGGATGATTGCCGCGGCTCGTCAGCCAGACGGAATAAATCCAGAAAAGAGGTCTAATGGTTCTCAGTTTTATATCGTATTAGGGCAAGTTTACACAGAGGAAGAGCTATTGGTAGATCTGAGCAAGTTGCAGCCTGCATTTATGAAATACATACAATTGGGCAGCCAAGAGGATTTGAAAAACGAATATATGAGGCTCTATGAAGCGGAGGAATTTGATAGTCTGACCACTTTGTTGATTTCTAAAAAAGATGAAATCGAGGAATCACTAAATATCAATGTGTCAAAGGAATTCTCAGATGAGCAAATCCAGGCCTATACTACTGTGGGAGGAACCCCTCATTTGGATGGAGAGTATACCGTTTTTGGACAAGTGCTGGAAGGTATAGATGTGGTAGAACGAATAGGTGACCAGCCAACAGGTTTCAGAGATAAGCCGACTGAGCCTATCTATATGTCTGTCACTGTAGAAAAAATGTCCAAAAAGCAAATCGAAAAAAAATATGGGTACAAATACCCCGAAAGTAAATAA
- the rimK gene encoding 30S ribosomal protein S6--L-glutamate ligase, giving the protein MKIAILSRNPNLYSTKRLYEAIVEAGHVPMIINHSVCDLIIEQEGPSIIYKGEKITDVDAIIPRVGASVTFYGTAVVRQFELMGAFSVVNSQAIVRSRDKLRSLQILSKAGLGMPKTAFTNFSKGGEKQIIEHVGGAPLIIKLLEGTQGLGVVLAETKKAGQSVIEAFHGLKARIIVQEFIKEAKGADIRAFVVNGKVVGAMKRQGAEGEFRSNLHRGGMATVIKLSRAERSAALNAAKALGLDVAGVDMLQSARGPLILEVNSSPGLEGIEKATGLDIAGEIIKFIEVGVNKKTSNTIKNQ; this is encoded by the coding sequence ATGAAAATCGCTATCCTTTCGAGGAACCCAAATTTATATTCCACCAAACGCCTGTATGAGGCAATAGTGGAAGCTGGTCATGTGCCAATGATTATCAACCATAGTGTTTGTGATTTGATCATTGAGCAAGAGGGGCCATCCATCATCTATAAAGGAGAGAAAATTACCGATGTAGATGCGATCATTCCGAGGGTAGGTGCTTCGGTAACCTTTTACGGAACGGCTGTAGTAAGGCAATTTGAACTCATGGGGGCTTTTTCGGTGGTAAACTCTCAGGCGATTGTCCGAAGTAGGGATAAGTTGAGAAGCTTACAGATTTTATCCAAAGCTGGCTTAGGAATGCCTAAAACAGCATTTACTAATTTTTCAAAAGGCGGAGAAAAGCAAATCATAGAACATGTAGGAGGGGCACCTTTAATTATAAAATTGCTGGAAGGGACCCAAGGTCTTGGGGTAGTTTTGGCAGAGACAAAAAAGGCAGGTCAATCAGTTATTGAAGCTTTTCATGGCCTAAAGGCAAGGATCATTGTCCAAGAATTTATAAAAGAGGCAAAAGGTGCCGATATTCGCGCTTTCGTAGTGAATGGTAAAGTCGTTGGTGCGATGAAGCGTCAAGGAGCAGAAGGAGAGTTTAGATCTAATTTGCATCGAGGTGGAATGGCCACAGTGATTAAACTATCCAGGGCGGAGCGATCTGCAGCGTTGAATGCAGCCAAAGCTTTGGGCTTGGACGTTGCCGGAGTGGACATGCTTCAATCTGCCCGCGGACCGTTAATTTTGGAAGTTAATAGTTCTCCAGGTCTGGAGGGAATAGAAAAAGCTACAGGTCTGGATATAGCAGGCGAAATAATAAAATTTATAGAAGTAGGAGTCAATAAGAAGACTTCAAATACAATCAAAAATCAATGA
- a CDS encoding ABC transporter ATP-binding protein, with protein MKTYLRILSYAKPYGKFVPVYIVYAFLSIVFGLLNFTLLKPLFDVIFEQVDPQVLEVYQQKPDFSFSVEYFSHLFNHYFLEVASEYGKLGTLFYVCGIIVISVFLSNLFTYLSGVVLAKVRALVIKRMRMDIFNQVSKLHIGYFSNERKGDLMSKMTNDVQEVENSIVQSLRVVFKEPATIILYFAVLFFMSAKLTFFTILIIPITGAIIGGITRRLKKKAVESQQSLGRIVNILDESLGGMRVIKAFNGEFFMKKKFDEETDYYSGVNVNMARKNELASPISQFLGVTVVAGILVYGGSLVLSGESQLGASDFITYIIIFTQVLNPAKEISRAVSSIQRGIASADRIFEVVDTNPQINSPEKPVKLSKFEKEIEFKNVSFAYEDTLVLKNIQFTLERGKTIALVGPSGGGKSTLADLVPRFYDPAGGEILLDGNNLKDFSLVDLRSLMGIVTQESILFNDSVFNNIAFGVENATEEQVIEAAKIANAHQFISQMENGYQTSIGERGSKLSGGQRQRISIARAVLKNPPILILDEATSALDSESELLVQEALTKLMANRTTLVIAHRLSTIQHADEILVIEKGEIVQRGTHTELMQKTGLYQKLSSIQSV; from the coding sequence ATGAAGACCTATTTACGAATCCTTTCCTATGCCAAGCCTTACGGAAAGTTCGTGCCCGTATATATAGTATATGCTTTTCTTTCCATTGTTTTTGGGCTCCTAAACTTCACTCTTTTAAAGCCTTTATTCGATGTGATCTTTGAGCAGGTGGATCCTCAAGTACTAGAAGTCTACCAACAAAAACCAGATTTCAGCTTCTCAGTAGAATATTTCTCTCATCTTTTCAATCATTATTTTCTTGAGGTTGCTTCAGAGTATGGTAAACTGGGAACGCTGTTTTATGTCTGCGGCATTATTGTCATTTCAGTATTCTTATCCAATCTATTCACCTATTTATCAGGGGTAGTTTTGGCTAAAGTTCGTGCCTTAGTCATCAAAAGGATGCGAATGGATATTTTTAATCAGGTCAGCAAACTTCATATTGGGTATTTTTCCAATGAACGAAAAGGTGACCTCATGTCTAAAATGACAAATGACGTTCAGGAGGTAGAAAACTCTATTGTGCAATCCTTGAGAGTTGTCTTTAAAGAGCCGGCAACCATCATTCTATACTTCGCAGTTTTGTTTTTCATGTCTGCGAAACTGACTTTTTTCACGATTTTGATTATCCCTATCACCGGGGCAATTATTGGTGGAATTACCAGAAGGCTGAAAAAGAAAGCAGTAGAAAGCCAGCAATCACTGGGGAGAATAGTCAATATTCTGGATGAGTCATTGGGAGGAATGCGAGTCATTAAAGCATTTAATGGTGAGTTTTTTATGAAGAAAAAGTTTGACGAGGAGACGGATTATTACTCTGGCGTCAATGTCAACATGGCCCGGAAAAATGAATTGGCTTCTCCGATTTCTCAATTTCTGGGTGTGACTGTTGTTGCGGGTATTCTGGTTTATGGAGGTAGCTTGGTCTTAAGTGGAGAGTCCCAATTAGGAGCCAGTGACTTTATTACTTACATCATTATTTTCACCCAAGTATTGAACCCAGCCAAGGAAATTTCGAGAGCGGTAAGCAGCATACAAAGAGGAATTGCTTCAGCGGATCGAATTTTTGAAGTGGTAGATACCAACCCGCAGATTAACTCTCCTGAGAAACCTGTGAAACTTTCGAAGTTTGAGAAGGAAATAGAATTTAAGAATGTCAGTTTTGCCTATGAGGATACATTGGTATTAAAAAACATTCAATTCACCCTCGAAAGAGGAAAAACCATTGCTTTAGTGGGCCCTTCCGGTGGAGGAAAATCTACTTTGGCAGATTTAGTCCCTAGATTCTATGACCCTGCAGGAGGAGAAATCTTACTGGATGGAAATAACTTAAAGGATTTTAGCTTAGTAGATCTAAGGTCCCTAATGGGAATTGTTACCCAAGAGTCTATTTTATTCAATGATTCAGTTTTCAACAACATTGCTTTTGGGGTAGAAAATGCTACCGAGGAGCAAGTAATAGAGGCAGCAAAAATTGCCAACGCACATCAGTTTATCTCTCAAATGGAAAATGGGTATCAAACATCAATTGGTGAGCGGGGATCCAAACTTTCCGGAGGGCAACGCCAAAGAATTAGTATTGCTAGAGCGGTTCTTAAAAATCCTCCAATTTTAATTTTAGATGAAGCAACTTCGGCCCTGGATTCAGAATCAGAATTATTAGTTCAGGAAGCTTTGACTAAGTTAATGGCCAATAGAACCACATTAGTCATCGCCCACCGCTTAAGTACAATTCAGCACGCAGATGAAATATTAGTTATTGAAAAAGGAGAAATTGTGCAACGCGGAACACATACTGAGCTCATGCAGAAAACAGGCTTGTATCAGAAACTTTCTAGTATACAGTCGGTTTAG
- a CDS encoding SDR family oxidoreductase, producing MGTNTPKVNKKKLFITGVNGLLGQKLVAQLLEKDEFEVIGCGKGESRLPFGGFKYVSLDITDEAKVQEVLSEIKPDILIHGAAMTNVDECELNQEAAYDANVNATSYLLQASEKLNTHFIFVSTDFIFSGEEGPLDEEAIAKPVNYYGETKLKAEQLVMNSTFKWAIARTVLVFGIAHDMSRSNIILWVKSSLESGKNIQVVDDQYRTPTLAEDLAAGCILIAEQGAEGVYNISGSDFMTPYEMAIMTADYFDLDKSLIAKVDSKIFTQPAKRPLKTGFIIEKARKELGYQPKTFRTAIGILAKQIILASS from the coding sequence ATGGGTACAAATACCCCGAAAGTAAATAAAAAGAAGCTTTTCATTACGGGAGTCAATGGCTTGCTTGGTCAAAAGCTAGTGGCTCAACTGTTGGAAAAAGATGAATTCGAAGTCATTGGATGTGGAAAAGGTGAAAGCCGTTTGCCATTCGGTGGGTTCAAATATGTCTCTCTGGATATCACTGATGAGGCGAAGGTTCAGGAAGTTTTATCGGAAATAAAGCCAGACATTTTGATTCATGGAGCTGCCATGACCAATGTGGATGAATGCGAGTTGAATCAGGAAGCTGCATATGATGCCAATGTCAATGCTACTTCCTATTTGTTACAAGCATCTGAGAAATTGAATACACATTTCATCTTTGTTTCCACTGACTTTATTTTTTCTGGTGAGGAAGGACCTTTGGATGAAGAAGCTATTGCAAAACCTGTCAATTACTATGGTGAGACCAAGCTAAAAGCAGAGCAATTGGTCATGAATTCTACTTTCAAATGGGCTATTGCCAGAACCGTGTTGGTGTTTGGGATTGCTCATGATATGAGCCGTTCCAACATCATTTTATGGGTTAAGTCATCCTTGGAGTCAGGTAAGAATATTCAGGTGGTGGATGATCAATATCGAACGCCTACATTAGCGGAAGATTTAGCAGCTGGGTGTATATTAATTGCTGAGCAAGGAGCTGAAGGAGTATATAATATTTCAGGTTCAGACTTTATGACTCCATACGAAATGGCGATCATGACGGCAGATTATTTTGACTTGGATAAATCCCTAATTGCCAAAGTTGATTCAAAAATCTTTACACAGCCTGCAAAAAGACCTTTAAAAACTGGATTTATCATAGAAAAAGCTCGAAAAGAGCTTGGTTATCAACCGAAAACTTTCCGAACGGCAATTGGTATTTTAGCAAAACAAATTATCTTAGCCAGCTCGTAA